A single genomic interval of Chloracidobacterium validum harbors:
- a CDS encoding tetratricopeptide repeat protein codes for MTTDVVRATARRFLLCVTLSSLSVPALAQFVPTQSGTATGAPRPNPAAEPPREVPPAPMVVLAAPTTTSELLREQADLEAALSAANLEAYVTQLSEFLRTHPASPLQSSARQSLVRAQAQLGEQRLRAGDAEGAQNVFRQAVKTLPNADAARLFRSLILPMPLLLATQGLRKEAVLLMREFQPRAWDNAPALEQIGLFYLSLEVPTDAQEVFKRAIELDATSANFHHSLGVAYQIGLRLEEAAAAFQKALELDPKSRVAWAALADLQRSAGDYEKAEANYRRQIELDPEHPTAWGGLAICYVAQRREREAIEPMARMLTINPRDVRFFTQLAYVHAVNGDFTAAIAAGTQAKRIQPNYPWLRIVEAHLMRRAGDLAEAENILGEALQTAQFATLQFELGATLILANAYDQALEPFETFLKVTPDGEFEAVLGGALPVRGPRLARLLDLERRASLLVASSLLSDDEVTFIERYLRFALLAKQARAKGATTGQGLMESPLEIAAREFVAGKDPARGWRLLRAAETLADVGELGIAERFARQAIDATAEASRVAGGGVDSPRAEDRLAEFYVRAQMTLGWVLYKQGETAAATVRLREAVKAYPTAPSRREAAWRLGVVLEATKQDAEAFEAYKLGYDANAPTASDRRAKLEAVYKRLHGSLDGFDAALAR; via the coding sequence ATGACGACCGATGTCGTACGCGCCACTGCCCGGCGCTTTCTCCTGTGCGTTACCTTGAGCAGTTTATCCGTGCCGGCCCTAGCCCAGTTCGTCCCGACGCAATCCGGGACGGCCACCGGCGCGCCACGCCCAAATCCAGCCGCCGAGCCGCCGCGTGAAGTGCCGCCGGCGCCGATGGTGGTACTGGCCGCGCCGACGACGACCAGCGAGCTGCTGCGTGAGCAAGCCGACCTGGAAGCTGCACTATCCGCCGCCAACCTTGAAGCGTACGTGACGCAACTCAGTGAGTTTCTGCGGACACACCCGGCTTCACCCTTGCAGTCCTCCGCCCGGCAATCACTGGTGCGGGCCCAGGCGCAGCTTGGCGAGCAGCGTTTGCGCGCCGGCGATGCCGAAGGCGCGCAAAATGTCTTTCGCCAGGCCGTCAAGACGCTTCCCAACGCCGACGCCGCGCGCCTCTTCCGGTCATTGATTCTGCCGATGCCGCTGCTTCTGGCGACCCAGGGGCTGCGCAAGGAAGCCGTGCTCCTCATGCGTGAGTTTCAGCCGCGAGCCTGGGACAATGCGCCGGCGCTCGAACAAATCGGCTTGTTTTATCTCAGCCTGGAAGTGCCGACAGATGCTCAGGAAGTGTTCAAGCGCGCCATCGAGCTTGACGCCACCTCCGCAAATTTCCACCACAGCCTGGGCGTGGCTTACCAGATTGGGCTGCGCCTCGAAGAAGCGGCCGCCGCGTTTCAGAAGGCGCTGGAGCTGGACCCCAAAAGCCGCGTCGCGTGGGCTGCGCTAGCCGATCTCCAGCGCTCGGCAGGTGATTACGAGAAGGCAGAAGCCAACTACCGGCGTCAAATCGAGCTTGACCCGGAGCATCCGACGGCCTGGGGCGGGCTGGCAATTTGTTATGTCGCCCAGAGGCGCGAGCGGGAAGCCATCGAACCCATGGCGCGCATGCTCACCATCAACCCGCGCGATGTCCGTTTTTTCACGCAACTGGCGTACGTCCATGCGGTCAACGGAGACTTCACGGCCGCCATTGCGGCCGGCACGCAGGCCAAGCGCATCCAGCCGAACTATCCCTGGTTGCGGATTGTTGAAGCCCACCTGATGCGCCGGGCCGGCGACCTGGCCGAGGCTGAAAACATCCTGGGCGAAGCCTTGCAAACGGCTCAGTTTGCGACGCTCCAGTTTGAGTTAGGGGCAACCTTGATTCTGGCCAATGCCTATGACCAGGCGCTCGAACCCTTTGAAACCTTTCTCAAGGTGACGCCGGATGGCGAGTTTGAAGCTGTTTTGGGCGGCGCGCTGCCGGTACGTGGACCGCGCCTGGCGCGGCTGCTCGACCTCGAACGCCGCGCCTCCCTGCTGGTTGCTTCCTCGCTGCTGAGTGATGACGAAGTGACCTTCATCGAGCGTTACCTGCGCTTTGCCCTGCTGGCCAAGCAGGCCCGTGCCAAAGGCGCGACCACCGGCCAGGGATTGATGGAGTCGCCGCTCGAAATCGCCGCCAGGGAGTTTGTTGCGGGCAAGGACCCGGCGCGTGGGTGGCGACTGCTGCGCGCCGCCGAGACCCTGGCCGACGTTGGGGAACTCGGTATTGCCGAACGCTTTGCCCGCCAGGCAATTGATGCCACGGCCGAGGCGTCCCGTGTCGCGGGCGGTGGCGTTGACAGTCCACGCGCCGAAGACCGATTGGCTGAGTTTTACGTCCGCGCCCAGATGACGCTGGGCTGGGTTCTCTACAAGCAGGGTGAAACGGCCGCCGCGACGGTGCGCCTGCGCGAAGCCGTCAAGGCGTATCCAACGGCCCCATCGCGCCGCGAAGCCGCCTGGCGCTTGGGGGTCGTGCTCGAAGCAACCAAGCAGGATGCCGAAGCCTTCGAGGCGTACAAGCTAGGCTACGATGCCAACGCGCCAACCGCCAGCGACCGCCGCGCCAAGCTGGAGGCGGTGTACAAGCGCCTGCATGGCTCACTCGACGGCTTTGACGCCGCGCTGGCGCGTTGA
- a CDS encoding DUF445 domain-containing protein gives MLDVSRCKAMAGALQHYLAWRLPQFLAPPRTVMNLPRLLFDCSPLLIATAHGYGAAWLAVKMLFRPLKPVYVFGWKLPFTPGLLPAERERFVDALAGVIAEKLLTADILASALHELQLETDVEKLARLRYAERSQPDTLLPVVAGRITDMLTTLKHSSEAKWRIAHELRAVVVRRLERDYHPAVRQTATFLVGNNLVYRIVDRAINELADQLSESMAIREVVDEALRRLSEVVFTSEQPLQKRIAQDLVHQLSQRLDIKSIIKRRFESFSNDIFENLVYETAGHELRGIMVFGTYVGLAVGVLQTSINLWRTFAGP, from the coding sequence ATGCTTGATGTTTCCAGATGCAAAGCGATGGCCGGCGCGCTACAACATTACCTTGCCTGGCGCTTGCCCCAGTTCCTTGCCCCACCGCGCACGGTTATGAACCTCCCGCGCTTGCTTTTCGATTGTAGCCCACTCCTGATTGCCACGGCTCACGGTTACGGCGCGGCCTGGCTGGCCGTCAAGATGCTCTTCCGCCCACTCAAGCCGGTGTATGTCTTTGGCTGGAAACTTCCATTCACGCCCGGCCTGCTCCCTGCCGAGCGGGAACGCTTCGTGGACGCCCTGGCCGGGGTCATTGCGGAGAAGCTTCTCACCGCCGACATCCTGGCTTCGGCGCTTCACGAACTCCAGCTCGAAACCGACGTGGAGAAACTGGCCCGCCTGCGCTATGCCGAGCGCTCCCAGCCCGACACCCTGCTCCCAGTGGTCGCCGGGCGCATCACGGACATGCTTACCACGCTCAAGCACTCCTCCGAAGCCAAATGGCGTATTGCTCACGAACTGCGCGCGGTCGTCGTCCGGCGACTGGAGCGCGACTACCACCCGGCCGTCCGCCAAACCGCCACGTTTCTGGTGGGCAACAACTTGGTTTACCGCATCGTGGACCGCGCCATCAACGAGTTGGCCGACCAGCTTTCCGAGAGCATGGCCATCCGCGAAGTCGTGGATGAAGCCCTGCGCCGCTTGTCCGAGGTGGTGTTCACCAGTGAACAGCCGCTTCAGAAACGAATTGCTCAGGACCTGGTTCACCAACTCAGCCAGCGGCTCGACATCAAAAGCATCATCAAGCGTCGCTTTGAATCCTTCTCGAACGATATTTTTGAAAATCTCGTCTATGAAACCGCCGGACATGAACTGCGCGGCATCATGGTGTTTGGGACGTATGTTGGCTTGGCCGTCGGCGTCCTGCAAACCAGCATCAACCTGTGGCGCACCTTCGCCGGGCCCTGA
- the ygfZ gene encoding CAF17-like 4Fe-4S cluster assembly/insertion protein YgfZ, with product MAYPLDAYQVTTGAVMRNEGTASVVACYGRRETEYQALVQQAGVVDLSAHGRFAVGGKDRVAFLNGWVSQHVKPLTPGTGVAALFLTAQGRVIADVTLDCLTDEFWLTTDLAAAAAIQKKLAPLARAGDFRLADLREAYAWLGLIGPASPQLIEQLTGATPTTWRTTMTVEKVGGGTESLAIFAHERLCLGDTVALVVQRPRYGLPAFEIFVPHEAAVATWLRLTQAGATPAGWDALDVCRIERGVGRFGQDFDETTLAPEAGLGHAISYTKGCYVGQETVAKIHWRGHDQTARRLTALVIEDNAGESDAVPTKGTPILADGREVGQITSAIRHPITNEVLALGYVRSSILANPPAMTVNGRAVRIREGVSA from the coding sequence ATGGCGTATCCGCTTGATGCGTACCAGGTAACAACCGGCGCCGTCATGCGCAATGAGGGAACCGCCTCGGTTGTGGCGTGTTACGGTCGGCGTGAAACTGAGTATCAGGCGCTGGTGCAGCAGGCCGGGGTCGTTGATTTGAGTGCGCACGGTCGCTTCGCCGTTGGCGGCAAGGACCGCGTTGCCTTCCTCAACGGTTGGGTCAGTCAGCATGTCAAACCACTCACGCCAGGAACCGGCGTGGCAGCGCTGTTTCTGACGGCACAGGGCCGGGTCATTGCCGATGTCACGCTCGATTGCTTGACCGATGAGTTTTGGTTGACGACCGACCTGGCGGCGGCGGCGGCAATTCAGAAGAAACTTGCGCCGTTGGCGCGCGCCGGTGATTTTCGTCTCGCCGACTTACGCGAAGCCTACGCTTGGCTGGGCCTGATTGGCCCGGCCTCTCCTCAGCTTATCGAACAGCTAACCGGCGCGACACCGACGACTTGGCGGACAACTATGACCGTTGAAAAAGTGGGTGGCGGAACAGAATCACTGGCGATCTTTGCCCACGAACGCCTATGCCTTGGCGACACGGTGGCGCTGGTTGTGCAGCGTCCGCGTTATGGACTGCCGGCCTTTGAGATTTTTGTCCCCCATGAAGCCGCCGTCGCAACTTGGCTCCGGCTCACACAAGCTGGAGCCACCCCGGCTGGGTGGGATGCGCTCGATGTTTGCCGGATTGAACGGGGTGTCGGGCGCTTTGGCCAGGACTTTGACGAGACGACCCTTGCTCCCGAAGCTGGTCTCGGCCATGCCATCAGTTATACGAAAGGCTGCTATGTGGGGCAGGAAACTGTGGCCAAGATTCACTGGCGCGGACACGACCAGACGGCCCGGCGGCTGACCGCGCTGGTCATCGAAGATAACGCCGGGGAAAGTGACGCGGTGCCAACCAAGGGAACCCCTATTTTGGCCGACGGCAGGGAAGTCGGTCAGATCACGAGTGCGATTCGCCATCCGATCACAAATGAAGTTCTGGCGCTGGGCTATGTCCGTTCGTCCATTTTGGCCAATCCACCGGCCATGACGGTAAACGGCCGCGCCGTTCGGATAAGGGAAGGAGTTTCGGCGTGA
- a CDS encoding ABC transporter permease: MKKFFLDLLFPALAVVFAFLLGGGIVLLMGDSPLAVYELFFSSAFGSLDGIGYTLFYATPLIFTGLAVSVAFKCGLLNIGAEGQLTVGAFAAAWVGFTLTWLPSPLLVAACILGAMAAGGLWAAVPGFLKARFGSHEVINTIMMNFIAVGLVSYLVQYHYRETGDPILQTYEIASGAHLARMHKFIPAIPERIPLSLGFLIALLACGAVYVFLWKTKWGYELRAVGSSPTAAEYAGINVARNIVLAMVISGALAGLVATGEVLGYRHRYYDGFSPGYGFTGIAVALLGRNHPVGIVLAAILFGALIRSQLFIGIFTEHVSKDLTIVLQAIIILCVACEYPVRTAFAKLTKSEA, encoded by the coding sequence ATGAAAAAATTTTTTCTCGACCTCCTGTTTCCGGCGCTGGCCGTGGTGTTTGCCTTTCTGTTGGGCGGTGGGATTGTGCTGCTGATGGGCGACAGCCCGCTGGCAGTCTATGAGCTTTTCTTTTCGAGCGCCTTTGGCTCGCTCGATGGCATTGGCTACACGCTCTTTTATGCCACGCCATTGATTTTTACCGGCCTGGCCGTCTCGGTCGCGTTCAAATGCGGATTGCTCAATATCGGTGCCGAAGGGCAGCTCACGGTAGGCGCTTTCGCGGCAGCCTGGGTCGGGTTTACGCTGACCTGGCTGCCGTCTCCGTTGCTCGTCGCCGCCTGCATCCTGGGGGCCATGGCAGCCGGCGGGCTGTGGGCGGCCGTGCCGGGGTTCCTCAAGGCCCGGTTTGGCTCGCACGAAGTCATCAACACGATCATGATGAACTTCATTGCCGTGGGACTGGTGAGCTACCTTGTCCAGTATCACTACCGTGAGACGGGCGATCCGATTCTCCAAACGTATGAGATTGCTTCCGGCGCACATCTGGCGCGCATGCACAAGTTCATTCCGGCTATCCCGGAGCGCATCCCACTCAGCCTGGGTTTCTTGATTGCCTTGCTGGCCTGTGGCGCGGTGTATGTCTTTCTCTGGAAAACGAAGTGGGGTTACGAGCTACGCGCCGTCGGCAGCAGCCCCACGGCGGCGGAATACGCTGGCATCAACGTTGCCCGTAACATCGTGCTGGCGATGGTCATCAGCGGCGCGCTGGCCGGACTGGTGGCGACGGGCGAGGTGCTGGGCTACCGCCATCGGTACTACGACGGTTTTTCGCCGGGCTACGGCTTCACGGGGATTGCGGTCGCGCTGCTGGGACGAAACCATCCGGTCGGGATTGTACTGGCGGCCATCCTCTTTGGGGCGCTGATTCGGTCGCAACTGTTTATCGGCATTTTTACCGAACACGTCTCAAAAGACCTGACCATCGTTCTGCAGGCCATCATCATCCTGTGTGTGGCATGTGAATATCCGGTGCGAACCGCCTTTGCCAAACTGACGAAATCTGAAGCTTGA
- a CDS encoding collagen-like triple helix repeat-containing protein, which produces MTHRHAPASLSVWRLALAFTLTLFLTSPGLALRALVSRQPQATKSTGKPTKPLEIMVLRPQGSPPTPPTPTEVEAFTKLITGQSNPFSRPPETVRAAAALNFRPAAALLRRLGVGFEPYLLLHDDWYRLLWSTLKSLPQFQSRVVVGQQAQGLCIGDTVVLPERALVTDDLVIIARQLEVAGKTLELRGPHGIYVFQAEPARFTQAAKGHITLNASGCGYQEWREAVEHPNSVTAQLCPPFYGAPGSPGNAGNRGENGANGESPPPARNGSCDNANTIDGTDGADASDGMAGAPGEHGSHGYEGQKGKPIHCDIPAGDQNEYTFTSIGGVGGIGGRGGDGGHGGDGGRGGKGGDGVDCGCQFGRAGNGGKGGRSGKGGDGGDAGRGGNGGDGGAGGTVTFTYCPPRPFYQQNIEGGLGGFTGSSGTPGTAGKNPFGGEGGKAGASFSCSGKAGANGQITILAPRNGHFPLDAPQPGRQGSHGSVSHTQRQNCPPPPPPVQPDPPGGGGPGGTPSYQCFSWCYYVSYDGGRSWHFVSCDFAGCWAVIAW; this is translated from the coding sequence ATGACGCACCGTCACGCCCCTGCTTCGCTATCCGTCTGGCGTCTCGCCCTGGCATTCACCCTGACCTTGTTCCTAACCAGCCCCGGTCTGGCGCTGCGCGCACTGGTTAGCCGCCAGCCCCAAGCCACCAAATCAACCGGCAAGCCAACCAAGCCGCTTGAAATCATGGTGCTGCGCCCCCAAGGTTCACCACCCACACCCCCAACCCCGACCGAAGTCGAAGCGTTTACGAAGCTCATCACCGGCCAATCCAATCCGTTTTCCAGGCCACCGGAAACTGTCCGCGCCGCGGCCGCATTGAACTTTCGTCCGGCCGCCGCCCTGCTGCGCCGCCTTGGTGTGGGCTTTGAACCTTACCTGCTGCTGCACGACGATTGGTATCGCCTCTTGTGGTCAACCCTCAAAAGCTTGCCACAGTTTCAGTCGCGCGTGGTTGTTGGACAACAGGCGCAGGGCCTGTGTATAGGGGACACCGTCGTCCTGCCGGAGCGCGCGCTGGTCACAGATGACTTGGTCATCATTGCCCGGCAACTGGAGGTTGCAGGGAAAACCTTGGAGTTGCGCGGTCCGCACGGCATCTATGTGTTTCAAGCTGAACCAGCCCGTTTTACCCAAGCCGCCAAGGGACACATCACACTCAATGCTAGTGGCTGTGGGTATCAGGAGTGGCGTGAGGCCGTCGAGCATCCGAACAGTGTTACGGCCCAGCTTTGTCCGCCGTTTTATGGGGCTCCAGGCAGTCCGGGCAACGCTGGAAACCGTGGGGAAAATGGAGCAAACGGCGAATCTCCACCACCGGCACGGAATGGAAGCTGTGACAATGCCAATACCATTGATGGGACCGATGGCGCAGATGCATCTGACGGCATGGCGGGAGCACCTGGGGAACATGGCAGTCACGGATACGAGGGGCAGAAGGGCAAGCCAATCCACTGTGATATTCCGGCGGGTGATCAGAACGAATACACGTTTACATCCATTGGCGGCGTTGGTGGCATCGGTGGTCGTGGGGGCGATGGTGGGCATGGGGGCGATGGAGGCCGAGGGGGCAAGGGTGGCGATGGCGTGGACTGTGGATGCCAATTCGGGCGCGCCGGCAATGGTGGCAAGGGCGGAAGAAGCGGCAAGGGTGGCGACGGTGGCGATGCTGGTCGGGGTGGCAATGGTGGTGATGGCGGAGCGGGTGGAACAGTTACCTTTACCTATTGTCCGCCGAGGCCTTTCTATCAACAAAATATTGAGGGTGGGCTGGGTGGTTTCACTGGATCCAGCGGGACGCCTGGAACAGCCGGGAAAAACCCTTTTGGAGGAGAAGGTGGCAAGGCCGGGGCTTCATTTTCTTGCAGTGGCAAGGCTGGGGCTAACGGACAAATAACAATACTCGCCCCACGTAATGGGCATTTTCCTTTGGACGCGCCTCAACCCGGGAGGCAAGGATCACATGGTTCCGTGTCTCACACGCAGAGACAGAATTGCCCACCTCCTCCACCCCCTGTCCAGCCCGACCCGCCCGGCGGCGGTGGACCTGGCGGGACGCCTAGTTACCAGTGTTTTAGCTGGTGTTATTACGTCTCCTACGACGGCGGACGGTCATGGCACTTTGTGAGCTGCGACTTTGCTGGCTGCTGGGCGGTGATTGCCTGGTGA
- the der gene encoding ribosome biogenesis GTPase Der, whose protein sequence is MSNQTPLLPTEDTIPLDHLADLVDELPPGLQPPQLLPSVVILGRPNVGKSTLFNKLIGRRQAIVGDEPGITRDRHYGVVEWLGRNFELVDTGGIVPDDEAIIPVNIFRQASFAIEGATLLLWVVDAREGVTPLDEELVRHLRATGKPVFIVANKVESESVRAAAGEFYRFGFDTLFPVSAEHGTGTAELLDAILDFTQAPVAAPPPPERIRVAVIGRPNVGKSSLINAILGEERVIVSPIAGTTRDAIDTDLVHNGRAFTLIDTAGIRRKGRTTAMAEKFSVIMARKALERADVAVLLLDAVEGPTHLDEVIAGYALESGTSILLALNKWDTIEKDANTAKLYERQLRERVKFLDYAPAVFISALTGQRVTRVLDLAVRAYDARYRRIPTGELNRFFTEHLATPRATMPTSTPVKVHYVTQARSVPPTFVLFTNSTKKLHFSYIRYVENRLRENFDFFATPLRIVSRPRLGKKS, encoded by the coding sequence ATGTCAAATCAAACGCCACTGCTCCCAACCGAAGACACGATTCCCCTCGACCATCTCGCCGATCTGGTGGATGAGCTTCCACCAGGGCTTCAGCCGCCACAACTGCTCCCAAGTGTTGTCATTCTCGGACGCCCAAACGTTGGTAAATCCACGCTGTTCAACAAGCTGATTGGTCGCCGACAGGCGATTGTCGGCGACGAACCGGGGATTACCCGCGACCGTCACTACGGCGTGGTTGAATGGCTTGGGCGGAATTTTGAGCTGGTGGACACAGGTGGCATCGTCCCCGACGACGAGGCCATCATCCCGGTCAATATCTTCAGGCAAGCGTCTTTCGCGATTGAGGGCGCGACCTTGCTCCTGTGGGTCGTTGATGCCCGCGAGGGCGTCACGCCGCTCGATGAAGAACTGGTTCGCCACCTTCGCGCGACGGGCAAGCCGGTGTTTATCGTAGCGAACAAAGTCGAATCGGAGAGCGTCCGCGCTGCGGCCGGTGAGTTTTACCGCTTCGGATTTGACACGCTCTTTCCGGTCTCAGCCGAACACGGAACCGGGACGGCGGAACTTCTCGATGCCATTCTGGACTTCACCCAGGCGCCCGTTGCGGCTCCACCGCCACCAGAGCGGATTCGGGTGGCGGTGATCGGGCGGCCGAATGTTGGAAAGTCCTCGCTCATCAATGCCATTCTTGGCGAAGAGCGCGTGATTGTCAGTCCGATTGCCGGAACAACGCGCGATGCGATTGACACCGACCTGGTTCACAACGGGCGGGCTTTCACGCTCATTGACACGGCCGGAATCCGCCGCAAGGGGCGAACCACGGCGATGGCGGAGAAGTTTTCCGTCATTATGGCGCGCAAGGCACTCGAACGCGCCGATGTTGCCGTCCTCCTGCTTGACGCCGTCGAGGGGCCGACTCACCTGGACGAGGTCATCGCCGGCTACGCGCTTGAAAGTGGGACGTCCATTCTGCTCGCCCTCAATAAATGGGACACGATTGAAAAGGATGCGAATACGGCCAAGCTGTACGAACGACAACTGCGCGAGCGCGTGAAGTTTCTGGATTACGCACCGGCCGTCTTCATTTCGGCGCTGACCGGGCAGCGGGTGACACGGGTGCTCGATCTGGCGGTTCGCGCCTATGACGCGCGTTACCGGCGGATACCAACCGGCGAACTCAACCGTTTCTTCACCGAACACTTGGCCACGCCCCGCGCGACGATGCCGACCAGCACGCCGGTCAAGGTCCATTACGTGACCCAGGCGCGCAGCGTACCGCCGACCTTCGTGCTGTTTACGAACTCCACCAAGAAGCTCCATTTTTCCTACATCCGCTATGTCGAGAACCGGCTGCGTGAAAACTTCGACTTCTTTGCCACGCCGCTGCGCATCGTGTCGCGCCCGCGCCTGGGCAAAAAGTCCTGA
- the queG gene encoding tRNA epoxyqueuosine(34) reductase QueG has translation MSAASEPAWAAVADLTRRLKAQALAVGFSKVGIARAEALEPEGDRLRTWLARGYHATLGWMERTADQRANPARLLPGVKSVVAVALNYDTPPRHVDAPEIGKISRYAWGDDYHDVLTAKLTALLDWIRAECPGANGYIAVDAQPVMDKAWAVRAGLGWLGKHGNVITREFGSWVFLGELLLDIELEPETELVPDHCGVCTACLDACPTQAIVEPYVVDARRCIAFATIESKSETPDMDTHGWVFGCDVCQDVCPWSRFRQPTTEARFTPHDGMVAPPLAELDALTPEDFKRRFAGTPVLRAKHHGLRRNVAAARGAGLGSESD, from the coding sequence ATGAGCGCCGCATCGGAGCCAGCTTGGGCAGCGGTGGCCGACCTGACCCGCCGCCTCAAGGCCCAGGCCCTGGCCGTGGGATTTTCAAAAGTCGGTATTGCGCGCGCCGAAGCCCTCGAACCGGAAGGCGACCGCTTACGCACTTGGCTGGCGCGCGGCTACCACGCCACGCTGGGGTGGATGGAACGGACGGCTGACCAACGCGCGAATCCGGCGCGGCTGTTGCCGGGCGTCAAGTCGGTCGTCGCGGTTGCGCTCAACTACGATACGCCACCACGCCACGTTGACGCGCCGGAAATCGGCAAAATCTCACGTTATGCCTGGGGTGACGACTACCACGACGTGCTCACCGCAAAGCTCACCGCTTTGCTTGACTGGATTCGTGCCGAATGCCCCGGCGCCAACGGCTACATTGCCGTGGATGCCCAACCTGTCATGGACAAGGCCTGGGCCGTCCGTGCCGGCCTGGGCTGGCTCGGCAAGCATGGCAATGTCATTACGCGAGAATTCGGTTCGTGGGTCTTTCTTGGTGAGTTGCTGCTGGACATCGAGCTTGAACCCGAAACCGAGCTTGTGCCGGATCACTGTGGCGTGTGTACCGCCTGCCTGGACGCTTGCCCAACCCAGGCCATCGTCGAACCCTATGTCGTGGACGCGCGGCGGTGCATTGCCTTTGCCACGATTGAGTCCAAAAGCGAAACGCCCGATATGGATACCCATGGCTGGGTCTTCGGGTGTGACGTCTGCCAGGATGTGTGTCCGTGGTCGCGGTTTCGTCAACCCACCACGGAAGCCCGTTTCACACCGCACGATGGCATGGTTGCCCCGCCCCTTGCCGAACTCGATGCGCTGACGCCGGAAGACTTCAAGCGGCGCTTTGCCGGGACGCCTGTTCTACGCGCCAAGCACCACGGCCTGCGTCGTAATGTCGCAGCAGCGCGGGGCGCGGGTCTGGGGTCTGAAAGCGATTGA
- a CDS encoding DUF2499 domain-containing protein — MSLLSPPVWMIHIASVTEWTLAIGLVWRLGATLGRADIQRLAVAMLPHWVAGLCVLAWHATDDATTLMWIPRTHELLTLMGSVGLAVAALHLREWTRRYPRFVLAATTVATLTVGGFLLARAWLPYGGTRGAMIQSAGVAYGLFVVFLALNHRWDREAFNRQTIVGYGLLILFVVVTIALSVVARQVYRAPSLTHVDWLHGVAEGTMTVANLVLVLGLRRSLRALEGVAPLARTAPA, encoded by the coding sequence ATGAGCTTACTATCACCCCCGGTTTGGATGATTCACATCGCCAGCGTCACCGAATGGACGCTGGCCATTGGCCTGGTGTGGCGACTGGGCGCGACGTTGGGACGGGCTGACATCCAACGGCTGGCCGTGGCCATGCTGCCGCACTGGGTTGCCGGGCTGTGCGTACTGGCCTGGCACGCCACGGATGATGCCACGACGCTGATGTGGATTCCGCGGACGCATGAGTTGTTGACCCTCATGGGGAGCGTCGGGCTGGCGGTTGCGGCGCTACATCTGCGCGAATGGACGCGCCGCTACCCGCGGTTCGTCTTGGCCGCGACGACGGTGGCAACGCTTACGGTCGGGGGCTTCCTCCTGGCGCGGGCCTGGCTGCCCTATGGCGGCACACGCGGCGCGATGATTCAATCGGCCGGGGTGGCCTATGGGTTGTTCGTCGTCTTTCTGGCGCTCAACCACCGGTGGGACCGGGAAGCCTTCAATCGGCAAACCATCGTCGGGTACGGTCTGCTGATTCTGTTCGTCGTGGTCACGATTGCGTTGAGCGTGGTGGCGCGACAGGTTTATCGCGCGCCGTCGCTGACCCATGTGGACTGGCTCCATGGCGTGGCTGAAGGCACGATGACCGTCGCCAACTTGGTGCTCGTGCTGGGATTGCGGCGCTCGTTGCGCGCTCTGGAAGGGGTTGCGCCGCTGGCTCGAACCGCGCCAGCTTGA